From Oryza sativa Japonica Group chromosome 4, ASM3414082v1, one genomic window encodes:
- the LOC107280628 gene encoding pentatricopeptide repeat-containing protein At2g13600-like — protein MLSKARHFARWKPIPPPPTHARRLSPRPPRRPSSAATEPEAEADQDAGATTAAAAASAEQIGSAARGVFDGMRRRAALSWNATVAAHARRGRVRDALGTAARMHRSAAGLDEATYASALGACARGRCLRMGWQVHCQVVKSGSDDFPVVGASLLDFYSSCLDLDAARTLFDTLHANNELLWSPMVVALVRFNLLSDALDLLQRMPPSRDLFAWTAIISGYARGANEYCCKSLELFVQLLAEDGVMPNEFTYDSVLRACVKMGALEFGRSIHGCLIQSGFESEQLITSALVDLYCRSGAVDDAVMVYNGLQMPSLITSNTLIAGFISMGRTEDAKLVFSQMTEHDSGSYNLMIKAYADEGRLEDCRRMFEMMPRRNMVTLNSMMSVLLQNGKLEEGRKLFEQIKDERNTVTWNSMISGYVQNDQSSEALKLFAVMCRLSIECSASTFPALLHACATIGTIEQGKMVHALLCKTPFESNGYVGTALVDMYSKCGCVSDARAAFSCIMSPNVASWTSLINGLAQNGHWMEAIVQFARMLKNNVKPNEITFLGILMASARAGLVNKGMRFFHSMESYGVVPTVEHYTCAVDLLGRARRVREAEKFISKMPIPADGVVWGALLTACWYTMDLEMGEKVAEKLFYMGTKHISAYVAMSNIYAKLGKWEDVVKIIPE, from the exons ATGCTCTCCAAGGCGAGGCATTTCGCCCGGTGGAAACCAataccgccgccgcccacccacGCAAGAAGGCTatcgccgcggccaccgcgccggccctCGTCGGCCGCGACTGagcccgaggccgaggccgaccaGGATGcaggcgccaccaccgccgccgccgccgcttcggccgaGCAGATCGGCTCGGCCGCACGCGgggtgttcgacggaatgcggCGCCGGGCCGCGCTGTCCTGGAACGCCACGGTAGCGGCCCACGCGAGGCGCGGGCGCGTCCGCGACGCGCTCGGGACGGCCGCGCGGATGCACCGCTCCGCGGCGGGGCTCGACGAGGCCACCTACGCGTCGGCGctcggcgcctgcgcccgcggGCGCTGCCTCCGCATGGGGTGGCAGGTGCACTGCCAGGTGGTGAAGTCCGGGTCCGACGACTTCCCGGTCGTCGGGGCATCTCTTCTCGACTTCTACTCCTCGTGCCTTGATCTCGATGCGGCACGGACGCTCTTCGACACCCTTCATGCCAACAACGAGCTGCTGTGGAGCCCCATGGTCGTCGCGCTTGTCAGGTTCAACTTGCTGAGTGACGCCCTGGATTTGCTTCAGCGGATGCCACCATCTCGTGATTTGTTTGCGTGGACCGCCATCATCTCGGGCTACGCGCGGGGCGCTAACGAGTACTGTTGCAAGTCACTGGAGCTGTTTGTGCAGCTGCTGGCTGAGGATGGTGTCATGCCCAATGAGTTCACTTATGACAGTGTTTTGAGGGCTTGTGTGAAGATGGGAGCATTGGAATTTGGGCGATCGATTCACGGATGCTTGATCCAAAGTGGGTTTGAGTCGGAGCAGTTAATCACGAGCGCTCTTGTCGATCTTTACTGTAGGTCTGGTGCTGTGGATGATGCTGTGATGGTTTACAATGGCTTGCAAATGCCATCCCTGATAACATCCAATACACTCATTGCAGGGTTTATATCAATGGGCAGGACAGAGGATGCTAAGTTGGTTTTTTCGCAGATGACAGAGCATGATTCAGGTTCCTATAATCTGATGATAAAAGCGTACGCTGATGAGGGAAGGCTTGAAGACTGTCGGCGGATGTTTGAGATGATGCCTCGGAGAAATATGGTTACCTTGAACTCCATGATGTCAGTGCTTCTCCAGAATGGGAAATTGGAGGAGGGGCGGAAGTTGTTCGAACAGATAAAGGATGAAAGGAACACGGTAACATGGAACTCTATGATTTCAGGTTATGTTCAAAATGATCAGTCTTCAGAAGCTCTAAAACTGTTTGCGGTCATGTGCCGATTGTCTATTGAATGCAGTGCTTCAACGTTTCCTGCTCTACTGCATGCATGTGCCACAATTGGTACCATCGAGCAAGGCAAAATGGTTCATGCTCTCCTATGCAAGACTCCATTTGAGTCCAATGGCTATGTTGGGACAGCTCTAGTTGATATGTATTCAAAATGCGGCTGTGTGAGCGATGCACGGGCTGCATTTAGTTGCATTATGTCACCCAATGTTGCTTCTTGGACATCACTCATCAATGGGCTTGCACAAAACGGCCATTGGATGGAAGCTATAGTACAATTTGCAAGGATGCTGAAGAACAATGTTAAACCCAATGAGATCACCTTTTTGGGCATCCTGATGGCTAGTGCTCGCGCTGGTTTGGTTAACAAGGGGATGAGATTTTTCCACTCTATGGAAAGCTATGGAGTAGTTCCAACTGTGGAGCATTATACGTGTGCAGTTGATCTTCTTGGTCGAGCTAGACGTGTAAGGGAAGCGGAGAAGTTCATCTCCAAAATGCCTATACCAGCAGATGGTGTGGTGTGGGGAGCCCTTCTTACTGCCTGTTGGTACACAATGGACTTGGAGATGGGTGAGAAAGTTGCTGAAAAGCTGTTCTACATGGGCACGAAGCACATATCTGCCTATGTCGCTATGTCAAACATCTATGCTAAGCTGGGGAAATGGGAAGATGTTGTGAAG ATCATCCCAGAATAA